The DNA region TGATACTGCAGAATATGGCTGCTACCTGTTTGACCAGGCTTGTAAACCTTTACTGGCCGATTTCATGAAAAAAGTAGATACCGACCTGGTTGGTAAAAACTTTAACGAAGGAAAAGATGCTGGTGTTGACAACAGAACACTGAACGCAGTAAACGAAGCCTTGCGCACGCATGAAGTAGAGATCATCGGTGCAAGGCTTAGAAAAGCAATGACTGCCATGAAATCTATCAAAACAGCTTAATTTATTATGATACAACCCGTCGTCCATATCACAAAGCTGAATTTAAAGTACCGGCATAAACCTGTACTGGAGGATTTGTGCTGGACCATAAACCGCGGGGAGAACTGGTTGCTTTGCGGAGCAAGCGGAACAGGAAAAACATCATTAGCTAAGGCCATTGCCGGTCTTACGCACAGCTACGGGAATATAGCCATCAGCTTTGACCCTGAAAGCAGCTTGCCGGCAATGGTTTATTATGTGGCCAACTGGTTCCAGTTTAAGGACCTGGAAGGCCAGTCCAATTTCTACTATCAGCAACGCTACAACAAACAGGCTGTAGAAACTACGGCCACTGTACAGGTGGAGCTGGAAAGCTTTGGCAAAAAATATGGACTTGAGCTCAATACAGCTGAGGGCATTTTAACTGCCCTTGGTTTTTCAGGGCTTAAAAATGCTACACTGATCCAGTTGTCTAGCGGGGAACATAAAAAACTGCAGCTGGTTAAAGCCCTGTGGCTTAAACCCCAGCTGCTGATACTGGACCTCCCCTACAATGGTCTGGATACCCTTTCGCGTCAAAACCTCAATACCCTGCTTGAAGAAATCACCGAATCCGGCACACAGCTGATCCTGATCAGTAATGAGCCTGACCTGCCGGTATGCATAGACCGTATAGCGGTAATAGAGGCGGGTAAGCTGGTAGAAATTTCTGCTGATCAACGTAACCAGAATGAGCCTGAGCATTTGATGAAACCCGTTCCGGCCTTTCTGAGTGATGTGCCTGTCCCTTTTTCATCTGAACAGGTTGTAAAAATGGTAGATGTCAATATCCGTTATGGCGACAAACAGGTATTAAAGAACATCAACTGGGAAGTTAAGGCTGGCGAAAAATGGGTATTGCACGGCCATAACGGTTCAGGAAAATCTACCTTGCTGAGTTTAATCTGCGGAGATCACCCGCAGGCCTATGCCAATGATTTCCACCTTTTTGGAAACAAAAGGGGCAGCGGCGAGAGCATCTGGGAAATTAAAGAACGGATTGGCCTGATATCCCCTGAGCTGCACTGGTATTTTGATCCCTCGGCAACGGTATGGCAAAGCATCGTCTCCGGCTTTTACAACAGCTCTGGTTTGTACTGCGATCCGGGTTATACCAAGAAAGCACAGGCAGATGAATTGATCCATTATTTCGGACTTGAGGAATATAAAGATACCCTGATGAATGAGCTTCCGCTGGGTAAACAGCGACTGGCCTTACTGGCCCGCACGATTGTAAAAAACCCGGAACTCCTGATACTGGATGAACCCTGCCAGGGCTTAGACCAGCAGCAGACCAGACATTTTAACAAGCTGGTAGATGACCTGTGCAAAAATGGGACTACGTTGATCTATGTTGGCCATTTTGAAGCCCAGGTACCAGAATGTATTGAGAAAAGAATATTATTAGAGAACGGCGAGGTAAAATCCGTCAAAACTATTGCACAAAAAACCTATACTAACTAAAATTACAACATTATGTTACACGATCCGAATAGAGTTTATGTGTTTGACACCACCCTTCGTGATGGTGAACAAGTACCAGGTTGCCAGCTGACAACCCCAGAAAAAATTGAGATTGCCAAAGAGCTTGAAGCCCTTGGTGTGGATATCATTGAAGCCGGCTTCCCTATTTCGAGCCCAGGCGACTTCCAAAGTGTAGTAGAGCTTTCAAAAGCGGTATCAGAGCCGATCATTTGTGCACTTACCCGTGCCAACAAAGGTGATATTGATTCTGCCGTTGCTGCATTGAAATATGCCAAACGACCAAGGATCCATACGGGTATCGGTTCGTCTGACATGCACATTAAACACAAATTCAACAGCACCCGCGAAGAGATCCTTGCCCGCGCCGTTGATGCGGTGAAATATGCAAAACAGTTTGTAGAAGACATTGAGTTTTATGCCGAAGATGCCGGCCGTGCCGACATCAATTTCCTGGCGCAAATGGTTGAAGCTGTTATAGGTGCCGGTGCTACCGTGGTAAACATTCCGGATACCAACGGCTATTGCCTTCCAGACCAGTATGGCAGCAAAATCAAATTCCTGAAAGAAAACGTAAAAAATATTGATCAGGCCATTATTTCTGTACACTGTCATAATGACCTCGGTCTGGCCACCGCAAACTCTATTGCCGGTCTGCAGAACGGTGCCCGCCAGATAGAAGGCACTATTAACGGCATTGGCGAGCGTGCAGGAAATACATCCATTGAGGAAGTCGTCATGATCCTGAAAACACACCAGACCTTAGGCCTGCATACCAATATCAACACGAAGAATTTTTATGAACTGAGCCGCATGGTAAGTTCGCAGATGCGGATGCCTGTGCAACCTAACAAAGCTATAGTGGGCAGCAATGCCTTTGCCCACAGTTCTGGTATCCACCAGGATGGTTTCCTTAAAAACCGTGAAAACTATGAAATCATACGTCCGGAAGATGTAGGTTTCCCGGATGCCAGCATTGTACTTACCGCACGCAGCGGCAGGCATGCTTTAAAATTTCACCTAGAGCGCCTGGGCTTTAGCCTGAGCAAAGAGGAACTGGCAGATGCCTATCACCGCTTCCTTACGGTGGCAGATAGTAAATTAGATATTAACGACCAGGACTTATTGCTGATGATGAACAAACAGCAATTGGCATAAGGGTCATCTTTTATAACGAATTGATAATAAATAAAGAAATGAGCAAGACATTATTTGATAAGGTGTGGGACACGCACGTAGTACGTAAGATAGAAGGTGGCCCGGATGTACTTTTTATAGACCGCCATCTTATTCACGAAGTTACCAGCCCTGTTGCCTTTTTAGGCTTAAAGAACAGGGGCATAAAAGTGTTGTACCCGGAGCGTACTTTTGCTACTGCAGATCACAACACCCCAACCATTAACCAGCACCTGCCGGTTGCAGATCCGCTTTCTGCCAACCAGTTAAAAGCTCTGGAATCAAATTCCAAAGAATATGGCATCAGTCACTGGGGTCTGGGCCATCAGAAAAACGGCATTGTGCACGTTGTAGGACCGGAGTATGGCATTACACAGCCGGGTGCTACCATTGTTTGTGGCGACTCGCATACCTCTACCCATGGGGCTTTCGGTGCCATCGCTTTTGGCATAGGTACCTCAGAAGTAGAGATGGTGCTTTCTACGCAATGCATCATGCAGCCTAAGCCTAAAAAAATGCGCATCAATGTAAATGGCAAACTAAGCGCCGGTGTTACCCCTAAAGATGTGGCTTTGTTTATCATTTCCCAGCTTACCACTTCTGGTGCAACAGGTTATTTTGTTGAATATGCGGGTGATGTTTTTGAGCACATGAGCATGGAGGGCCGGATGACTGTTTGCAATTTAAGTATTGAAATGGGTGCCCGTGGCGGTATGATCGCTCCTGATGAGACCACCATCAATTACGTAAAGGGCCGGGAATTCAGTCCTAAAGGCGAAGCCTGGGACAAAGCCCTGGCTTATTACAAAACTTTAAAGACCGATCCGGATGCTGTGTTTGATAAGGAACTGACTTTTGATGGTTCCAAAATTGAGCCAATGATTACCTACGGTACAAACCCTGGAATGGGAATAGGTATTTCTCAGGAAATCCCTGATGCCGCCCAGGTAGAAGGTGGTGTAGAAACCTATAACAAATCTTTAAACTACATGGGTTTCCATGAAGGCGATTCTATGATTGGCAAAAAAGTGGACTTTGTTTTTGTGGGCAGCTGTACCAATGGCCGTATCGAAGATTTCAGGGCCTTTACTTCAATTGTAAAAGGCAAGCATAAAGCCGATGATGTAACCGTTTGGCTGGTACCTGGCTCCCATATTGTTGAGGCACAGATCAAAGAAGAAGGATTGCTGGACATTTTAACAGCAGCTGGCTTTACTTTACGTCAGCCCGGCTGTTCGGCTTGTTTAGCCATGAATGACGATAAGATCCCTGCTGGTAAATATGCAGTAAGTACTTCCAACAGGAACTTTGAAGGCCGCCAGGGCCCTGGTTCGAGAACCATGCTGGCCAGTCCGCTTGTTGCTGCTGCCGCTGCCGTTACCGGTGTGGTAACCGATCCGAGAACTTTGATTGAGAACGTTGAAGAAACAGCACAGGCTGTATAACACAAAAAAATATTAAAATGGCTTACGATAAATTTAATGTATTAAGAAGTACGGCAGTGCCACTTCCGATTGAAAATATAGATACCGATCAGCTGATCCCCGCACGTTTTCTGAAAGCAACAGAACGTGTTGGATTTGGCGATAACCTGTTCCGCGACTGGAGATACAATGCAGACAACAGCCCGAAACCGGATTTCGTATTGAACAACCCTGTTTACAGTGGCAAAATACTGGTTGGCGGCAAAAACTTTGGCTCAGGGTCATCAAGAGAGCATGCTGCCTGGGCAGTTTACGATTATGGCTTCCGTTGTGTGATTTCCAGTTTTTTTGCAGATATCTTTAAAAACAACTGCCTGAATATTGGCGTATTGCCCGTACAGGTTAGTCCGGAGTTTGCTGAAAAGATCTTTACGGCCATTCATGCCGATCCTAAAACAGAGCTGGAAGTAAACCTTCAGGAACAAACCGTTACCCTTTTGGCCACTGGTGAAAAAGAACGTTTCGACATCAGTGCCTATAAAAAAGATAACATGATGAACGGCTTTGACGATATCGACTATCTGCAAAGCATCAAACCTGAAATAGAGGAATTTGCAAAGCACCTTCCACTTTAAAAAAACCTGCTCCTATACATGGAAAAAAGGAAAATAGAGATTATGGACACTACACTCCGCGATGGCGAACAAACATCGGGAGTGTCGTTTTCCATATCAGAAAAATTAACCATCACCCAGCTGCTCCTGGAAGAGCTCCTGGTAGACAGGGTTGAGATTGCCTCTGCGCGTGTCTCCGATGGCGAGTTCCAGGCTGTAAAGTCGGTAATGAACTGGGCAGAAGCACATGGCTATGCCAATCGTATAGAAGTCCTGTCTTTTGTGGACAACGGCGTTTCCATTGACTGGATGATCAATGCAGGGGTTAAAGTGCAGAACCTGCTAACCAAAGGTTCTTTGAACCATTTAACCCACCAGCTAAAGAAAACACCTGAGCAGCACTTTGCCGAAATCAGGCAGGTGATTGAACTGGCAGGTAAAAATGGCATTGAAACCAATGTTTACCTCGAAGACTGGAGCAATGGCATGCGCAATTCTCCGGAATATGTGTATCAGTATCTCGACTTCCTGACCACCCAACCTGTGAAAAGGATCTTGCTGCCCGACACACTGGGCATCCTTACCCCTGCCGAAACTACAAAGTTTATCACTGCGCTCCTGGCGAAATATTCGGGCATCCATTTTGATTTCCACGCCCATAACGATTATGACCTGGGTACGGCAAATGTACTGGAAGCGGTAAAGGCGGGTATCAACGGCTTGCACCTTACTGTAAATGGTATGGGCGAAAGGGCTGGAAATGCGGCAATGGCCAGCGCTGTGGCGGTCATCAAAGACTTTGTACCCGAAGTAGATATACAGATTAAAGAATCGTCTATTTACAAGGTAAGCAAGCTGGTTGAAACTTTTTCGGGTGTAAGGATCCCTGCCAACAAACCGATAGTAGGCGACAGCGTGTTTACACAAACTGCCGGTATCCATGCAGATGGGGACAATAAAAACAACCTGTATTTTAACGACCTGCTGCCGGAACGGTTTGGCAGAAAGCGGAAATACGCCTTGGGAAAAACCTCTGGCAAAGCCAATATTGAGAAAAACCTGCAGGAACTCGGCTTAAAGTTAAACGATGCCGACCTTAAAAAGGTTACCCAGCGTGTAATTGAGCTTGGCGATAAAAAGGAGACCGTTACCAAGGAAGACCTGCCCTATATCATATCTGATGTGCTGGACAGCAGCTTGTACGAAGAAAAGGTTACTGTACAATCTTATGCGCTAACCAATGCCATGGGCTTACGACCTTCGGCCACCATTTCGGTGCTGATTGAAGGAGAGAAATTTGAAGAGCATGCACAGGGTGACGGACAGTTTGATGCGTTTATGAACGCACTGACTA from Pedobacter africanus includes:
- a CDS encoding ATP-binding cassette domain-containing protein → MIQPVVHITKLNLKYRHKPVLEDLCWTINRGENWLLCGASGTGKTSLAKAIAGLTHSYGNIAISFDPESSLPAMVYYVANWFQFKDLEGQSNFYYQQRYNKQAVETTATVQVELESFGKKYGLELNTAEGILTALGFSGLKNATLIQLSSGEHKKLQLVKALWLKPQLLILDLPYNGLDTLSRQNLNTLLEEITESGTQLILISNEPDLPVCIDRIAVIEAGKLVEISADQRNQNEPEHLMKPVPAFLSDVPVPFSSEQVVKMVDVNIRYGDKQVLKNINWEVKAGEKWVLHGHNGSGKSTLLSLICGDHPQAYANDFHLFGNKRGSGESIWEIKERIGLISPELHWYFDPSATVWQSIVSGFYNSSGLYCDPGYTKKAQADELIHYFGLEEYKDTLMNELPLGKQRLALLARTIVKNPELLILDEPCQGLDQQQTRHFNKLVDDLCKNGTTLIYVGHFEAQVPECIEKRILLENGEVKSVKTIAQKTYTN
- a CDS encoding 2-isopropylmalate synthase yields the protein MLHDPNRVYVFDTTLRDGEQVPGCQLTTPEKIEIAKELEALGVDIIEAGFPISSPGDFQSVVELSKAVSEPIICALTRANKGDIDSAVAALKYAKRPRIHTGIGSSDMHIKHKFNSTREEILARAVDAVKYAKQFVEDIEFYAEDAGRADINFLAQMVEAVIGAGATVVNIPDTNGYCLPDQYGSKIKFLKENVKNIDQAIISVHCHNDLGLATANSIAGLQNGARQIEGTINGIGERAGNTSIEEVVMILKTHQTLGLHTNINTKNFYELSRMVSSQMRMPVQPNKAIVGSNAFAHSSGIHQDGFLKNRENYEIIRPEDVGFPDASIVLTARSGRHALKFHLERLGFSLSKEELADAYHRFLTVADSKLDINDQDLLLMMNKQQLA
- the leuC gene encoding 3-isopropylmalate dehydratase large subunit, which gives rise to MSKTLFDKVWDTHVVRKIEGGPDVLFIDRHLIHEVTSPVAFLGLKNRGIKVLYPERTFATADHNTPTINQHLPVADPLSANQLKALESNSKEYGISHWGLGHQKNGIVHVVGPEYGITQPGATIVCGDSHTSTHGAFGAIAFGIGTSEVEMVLSTQCIMQPKPKKMRINVNGKLSAGVTPKDVALFIISQLTTSGATGYFVEYAGDVFEHMSMEGRMTVCNLSIEMGARGGMIAPDETTINYVKGREFSPKGEAWDKALAYYKTLKTDPDAVFDKELTFDGSKIEPMITYGTNPGMGIGISQEIPDAAQVEGGVETYNKSLNYMGFHEGDSMIGKKVDFVFVGSCTNGRIEDFRAFTSIVKGKHKADDVTVWLVPGSHIVEAQIKEEGLLDILTAAGFTLRQPGCSACLAMNDDKIPAGKYAVSTSNRNFEGRQGPGSRTMLASPLVAAAAAVTGVVTDPRTLIENVEETAQAV
- the leuD gene encoding 3-isopropylmalate dehydratase small subunit; this translates as MAYDKFNVLRSTAVPLPIENIDTDQLIPARFLKATERVGFGDNLFRDWRYNADNSPKPDFVLNNPVYSGKILVGGKNFGSGSSREHAAWAVYDYGFRCVISSFFADIFKNNCLNIGVLPVQVSPEFAEKIFTAIHADPKTELEVNLQEQTVTLLATGEKERFDISAYKKDNMMNGFDDIDYLQSIKPEIEEFAKHLPL
- a CDS encoding alpha-isopropylmalate synthase regulatory domain-containing protein, whose amino-acid sequence is MEKRKIEIMDTTLRDGEQTSGVSFSISEKLTITQLLLEELLVDRVEIASARVSDGEFQAVKSVMNWAEAHGYANRIEVLSFVDNGVSIDWMINAGVKVQNLLTKGSLNHLTHQLKKTPEQHFAEIRQVIELAGKNGIETNVYLEDWSNGMRNSPEYVYQYLDFLTTQPVKRILLPDTLGILTPAETTKFITALLAKYSGIHFDFHAHNDYDLGTANVLEAVKAGINGLHLTVNGMGERAGNAAMASAVAVIKDFVPEVDIQIKESSIYKVSKLVETFSGVRIPANKPIVGDSVFTQTAGIHADGDNKNNLYFNDLLPERFGRKRKYALGKTSGKANIEKNLQELGLKLNDADLKKVTQRVIELGDKKETVTKEDLPYIISDVLDSSLYEEKVTVQSYALTNAMGLRPSATISVLIEGEKFEEHAQGDGQFDAFMNALTKVYAKKKRDLPKLIDYTVRIAPGSNSDALCETVITWETEQKVFITRGLDSDQTVCAIKATQKMLNII